A window from Primulina eburnea isolate SZY01 chromosome 2, ASM2296580v1, whole genome shotgun sequence encodes these proteins:
- the LOC140822848 gene encoding formin-like protein 8, whose product MATKTVVQAVVITAAISLILAGILAYVVYRFMITQRREKNKMGSSFRREATIGLPSIEFRQHGRALKGVILDEEGLDVLYLRRLEEGHFTGCFSKVWCNPLDEEFKRLESRGDKANTCEPIQELPLLQETRSGYDFTVTSTIRVSSNSLPVASELDASGPVSKYENTRQPPFPTPPTRMGPIPPPATPPTQPQAPLPPQTPRMRPSSPPPPPPQLAPPAQPLAPLPLPLLPKKGYLKPPPVPPGPPKLKTVPPPPPANRKGQVAQHKPPVPPKETGSSHVVGKTPSIEQENGGVQKKLKPLHWDKVIANVDHSMVWNEINDGSFRFDDDLIESLFGYTTTSQKSDDKSNRPMSKAGSNTVTSAQVFLLDPRKSQNTAIVLKSLAISRQEIIDSLLDGRGLNPDTLEKLTKICPTRDEITKILQFDGNPTKLADAESFLYHILKPVPSAFLRFNAMLFRSSYDSDILHLKESLQTLELGCKELRTGGIFFKLLEAILKAGNRMNAGTARGNAQGFNLSALRRLSDVKSSDGKTTLLHFVVEQVMRSEGKRHLISRKSKGDNSDHESDSKNSREDRDGENLMAGLSIVGNLSAGFVNFKKAATIDYENFIDMRSILTSKVEENKQLLAHCRDESGGFLKEMKGFLEDCEEELKVVREEETRIMELVLKTTVYFQAGASKDKGTNPLQLFVIVKDFLVMVDQVCAEITKKLQTKKAMTTRSSPPSSPTPRSPMRFQNLQAYLMSQKHGTSSSDSEDEF is encoded by the exons ATGGCTACAAAGACAGTCGTTCAAGCAGTAGTAATCACAGCAGCTATTAGTCTAATACTAGCTGGTATACTAGCCTATGTCGTGTATAGATTCATGATAACTCAACGAAGAGAGAAAAATAAAATGGGCTCTAGTTTTCGAAGAGAGGCCACGATTGGTTTGCCGTCCATAGAATTTAGGCAGCATGGTAGAGCATTGAAAGGAGTTATACTTGATGAAGAAGGATTGGATGTGCTGTATTTAAGGAGACTTGAAGAGGGGCATTTTACGGGTTGTTTCTCAAAGGTTTGGTGTAATCCTTTAGATGAGGAATTTAAAAGATTGGAGAGTAGAGGGGATAAGGCTAATACATGTGAGCCAATTCAGGAACTCCCATTGCTTCAAGAAACAAGAAGTGGATATGATTTTACAGTGACTAGTACAATTCGAGTGAGTTCGAATAGTTTACCTGTAGCATCTGAATTGGATGCATCAGGCCCCGtttcaaaatatgaaaataCAAGACAGCCGCCGTTTCCAACACCACCGACAAGAATGGGGCCGATCCCTCCACCAGCAACCCCGCCAACACAGCCACAGGCTCCACTTCCACCTCAAACACCAAGAATGAGGCCAAGCTCTCCACCACCGCCACCACCACAGCTGGCGCCACCTGCACAGCCATTAGCTCCGCTACCCCTGCCACTTCTACCTAAAAAGGGATACCTTAAGCCACCACCAGTACCGCCAGGTCCACCAAAGTTAAAAACTGTGCCACCACCTCCACCAGCAAACAGAAAGGGCCAAGTTGCCCAACATAAACCACCAGTTCCCCCAAAAGAAACTGGAAGCAGTCATGTGGTAGGTAAAACTCCATCCATAGAACAAGAAAATGGAGGGGTTCAAAAGAAACTGAAACCATTACACTGGGACAAGGTTATTGCTAATGTGGATCATTCAATGGTCTGGAATGAAATCAATGATGGATCTTTCAG GTTTGATGATGACCTCATAGAATCACTCTTTGGTTACACAACCACCAGCCAGAAATCAGATGATAAAAGTAACAGACCAATGAGTAAAGCCGGTTCTAACACCGTAACATCAGCTCAAGTATTCCTCCTTGATCCTAGAAAATCCCAGAATACAGCAATTGTTCTCAAGTCTCTAGCAATATCTCGCCAAGAAATCATAGATTCTCTATTGGATGGCCGAGGACTGAACCCGGATACCCTTGAAAAACTAACCAAGATTTGCCCGACAAGAGATGAAATAACCAAAATCCTTCAATTTGATGGAAACCCCACAAAACTAGCTGATGCCGAGTCTTTCCTATATCACATCTTGAAACCTGTTCCATCTGCATTTCTTCGTTTCAACGCCATGCTTTTCAGGTCATCCTATGATTCCGATATACTGCATCTCAAGGAGTCTCTGCAGACTCTTGAATTAGGATGTAAGGAGTTGAGAACTGGAGGGATTTTCTTCAAACTCCTTGAAGCCATTCTCAAGGCTGGCAACCGAATGAATGCGGGAACTGCTAGAGGAAATGCTCAGGGATTCAATTTAAGCGCCCTTCGAAGATTATCCGATGTGAAAAGCTCAGATGGAAAGACTACTCTTTTGCACTTTGTAGTTGAACAAGTTATGCGTTCTGAAGGTAAACGACATCTGATCAGTAGGAAAAGTAAAGGAGACAACTCCGATCATGAATCAGATTCCAAGAATTCAAGAGAAGACAGAGATGGGGAGAATCTAATGGCAGGATTATCAATAGTAGGAAACTTGAGTGCTGGGTTTGTTAATTTCAAGAAAGCAGCCACAATAGACTACGAAAACTTCATCGACATGCGTTCGATTCTTACCTCCAAAGTTGAAGAAAACAAACAACTTTTGGCACACTGCAGGGATGAATCAGGAGGTTTCTTAAAGGAAATGAAAGGGTTTTTAGAGGATTGTGAGGAAGAGCTTAAAGTGGTGAGGGAGGAAGAAACAAGAATAATGGAGCTCGTGTTGAAAACAACGGTTTATTTTCAAGCCGGAGCTTCTAAAGACAAAGGAACAAATCCGCTTCAATTATTTGTCATTGTAAAGGATTTCTTGGTTATGGTCGATCAAGTTTGTGCTGAAATCACAAAGAAACTGCAAACAAAGAAGGCAATGACCACACGTTCATCGCCTCCATCATCACCTACACCAAGGTCTCCTATGAGATTTCAAAACTTGCAAGCATATTTGATGTCACAAAAGCATGGAACCAGTTCAAGCGATTCAGAGGATGAATTCTGA